One window of the Pseudomonas knackmussii B13 genome contains the following:
- the moaC gene encoding cyclic pyranopterin monophosphate synthase MoaC translates to MLTHLDSQGRANMVDVTDKAVTSREAVAEARVRMRPETLRLIQDGGHPKGDVFAVARIAGIQAAKKTHELIPLCHPLLLTSVKVELSAEGEDTVRIEARCKLAGQTGVEMEALTAASVAALTIYDMCKAVDKGMTIENVRLLEKLGGKSGHYRAEDAQ, encoded by the coding sequence TTGCTCACCCATCTCGATTCCCAGGGCCGCGCCAACATGGTCGACGTCACCGACAAGGCGGTGACCTCCCGTGAGGCCGTGGCCGAAGCGCGGGTGCGCATGCGCCCGGAAACCTTGCGCCTGATCCAGGACGGCGGCCATCCCAAGGGCGACGTCTTCGCCGTGGCGCGCATCGCCGGCATCCAGGCGGCGAAGAAGACCCACGAACTCATTCCGCTGTGCCACCCGTTGCTGCTCACCAGCGTGAAGGTCGAGCTGAGCGCGGAAGGCGAAGACACCGTGCGCATCGAGGCGCGTTGCAAGCTGGCCGGGCAGACCGGCGTGGAGATGGAAGCACTGACCGCCGCCAGCGTTGCCGCGCTGACCATCTACGACATGTGCAAGGCCGTGGACAAAGGCATGACCATCGAGAACGTGCGCCTGCTGGAGAAGCTCGGCGGCAAGAGCGGCCACTACCGCGCGGAGGATGCGCAATGA
- a CDS encoding MoaD/ThiS family protein translates to MIRVQYFARYREALGLEGEQLAWDPAFARLDDLRSRLLERGGVWQVLAEQNLMCARNQELCSLEEALADGDEVAFFPTVTGG, encoded by the coding sequence ATGATCCGCGTGCAGTACTTCGCCCGTTACCGCGAAGCCCTCGGCCTGGAGGGCGAACAGCTGGCCTGGGACCCGGCCTTCGCCCGCCTCGACGACCTGCGTTCGCGCCTGCTCGAACGTGGCGGCGTCTGGCAGGTGCTGGCCGAACAGAACCTGATGTGCGCGCGCAACCAGGAACTCTGCTCCCTCGAAGAAGCCCTCGCCGACGGCGACGAAGTGGCCTTCTTCCCCACCGTGACCGGAGGCTGA
- the moaE gene encoding molybdopterin synthase catalytic subunit MoaE, translated as MAIRVQEAPFDPGVELNAVHAANVGVGAVVGFVGYVRDFNEGREVGGMFLEHYPGMTEKALEKIAAEAEQRWPLLRIEILHRIGRLEPGQPIVFVGTASAHRQAAFDACNFIMDYLKTRAPFWKKEDTAEGPRWVEGRCSDQDAAERWKT; from the coding sequence ATGGCGATCCGCGTGCAGGAAGCGCCTTTCGATCCGGGCGTGGAACTCAATGCCGTGCATGCGGCGAACGTCGGCGTCGGCGCAGTGGTCGGCTTCGTCGGCTACGTGCGTGACTTCAATGAAGGCCGCGAAGTCGGCGGCATGTTCCTCGAGCACTACCCGGGCATGACCGAGAAAGCCCTGGAGAAGATCGCCGCCGAGGCCGAGCAGCGCTGGCCGCTGCTGCGCATCGAGATCCTGCACCGCATCGGCCGCCTGGAGCCGGGCCAACCGATCGTCTTCGTCGGCACCGCCAGCGCCCACCGCCAGGCGGCGTTCGACGCCTGCAACTTCATCATGGATTACCTCAAGACCCGCGCGCCCTTCTGGAAGAAGGAAGACACCGCCGAAGGCCCGCGCTGGGTCGAAGGCCGCTGCAGCGACCAGGACGCCGCCGAGCGCTGGAAGACCTGA
- the moaB gene encoding molybdenum cofactor biosynthesis protein B: MSHLAAQDFQRLRIAVLTISDSRTLDTDDSGRTLAEALQAAGHVLAARRLVSDDIFQIRAAISAWIADPDIQVCLLTGGTGFTERDNTPQAVEPLLVRRVDGFGELFRQVSQAEIGASTLQSRALAGISNGTLVCCLPGSPGACRTAWERILREQLDSRTRPCNFVPHLKVSLKQTGGCGGACACGSRS, encoded by the coding sequence ATGAGCCACCTGGCCGCGCAGGACTTCCAGCGCCTGCGGATAGCGGTGCTGACCATCAGCGATAGCCGCACCCTCGACACCGACGATTCCGGCCGCACCCTGGCCGAGGCGCTGCAGGCAGCCGGCCATGTGCTGGCGGCGCGGCGCCTGGTGTCCGACGACATCTTCCAGATCCGCGCCGCGATTTCGGCCTGGATCGCCGACCCGGACATCCAGGTCTGCCTGCTTACCGGCGGCACCGGGTTCACCGAGCGGGACAACACCCCGCAGGCCGTCGAGCCGCTGCTGGTTCGGCGTGTTGACGGTTTCGGCGAGCTGTTCCGCCAGGTCTCGCAAGCCGAGATCGGCGCTTCCACCCTGCAGTCGCGGGCGCTCGCCGGCATCAGCAACGGCACCCTGGTCTGCTGCCTGCCCGGCTCGCCCGGCGCCTGCCGCACCGCCTGGGAGCGGATACTCCGGGAGCAGCTCGACAGCCGCACGCGCCCCTGCAATTTCGTCCCGCACCTGAAGGTCTCGCTGAAGCAAACAGGAGGCTGCGGCGGTGCCTGTGCCTGCGGCAGTCGTTCATGA
- the glp gene encoding gephyrin-like molybdotransferase Glp — MSGCGCASGGLLPVELALEALLARVPAAPPVESVGLDQAMGRVLAEDIRAPADLPAWDNSAMDGYALRAEDARVPRTALSLAGSLAAGQSRRKPLQPGQALRIFTGAPLPPGADTVIAQEDCQLDGEWVVLPAVRQGSHVRRRGEEMRQGDCLLRRGTRLRAQEIGLLASIGLARVPVHRRLRVCLLSSGDELRAPGEALAAGQIHDVNRFSLGALIRGWGMELHDYGVLADTLAASRDALSLAASEWDLLITSGGVSVGERDYLKQAVRELGELHLWRIAMQPGKPLAFGQVAGKPWLGLPGNPAAAFVTALVLARPFLWAAQGRPESEVQALSLPAGFAWPQANPRRQYLRARLEADGQVHIHAQQGSAMLRAASWANGLAVVEAGRTLEEGEAVEFLPFGELMG, encoded by the coding sequence ATGAGCGGCTGCGGATGCGCCAGCGGCGGGTTGCTGCCGGTGGAACTGGCGCTGGAGGCCTTGCTGGCGCGGGTGCCGGCGGCTCCCCCGGTGGAGTCGGTCGGTCTGGACCAGGCCATGGGCCGGGTGCTGGCAGAAGACATTCGCGCGCCGGCCGACCTGCCGGCCTGGGACAACAGCGCCATGGACGGCTATGCCCTGCGCGCCGAGGACGCCCGCGTGCCCCGCACGGCGTTGTCGCTGGCCGGCAGCCTGGCGGCCGGCCAGTCCCGGCGCAAGCCGTTGCAGCCCGGCCAGGCACTGCGCATCTTCACCGGCGCGCCCCTGCCGCCAGGCGCGGATACCGTGATTGCCCAGGAAGATTGTCAGCTCGATGGCGAGTGGGTGGTGCTGCCGGCCGTGCGCCAGGGCAGCCACGTGCGGCGGCGGGGCGAGGAAATGCGCCAGGGCGATTGCCTGCTGCGCCGCGGCACCCGCCTGCGCGCCCAGGAGATCGGCCTGCTCGCCAGCATCGGCCTGGCGCGGGTGCCGGTTCACCGTCGCCTGCGCGTCTGTCTGCTCAGCAGCGGTGACGAACTGCGCGCGCCTGGCGAGGCGCTGGCGGCCGGGCAGATTCACGACGTCAATCGGTTCAGCCTCGGAGCGCTCATTCGCGGCTGGGGCATGGAGCTGCATGACTATGGCGTGCTGGCCGACACCCTGGCGGCCAGCCGCGATGCCCTAAGCCTGGCAGCCTCCGAATGGGACCTGCTGATCACCAGCGGCGGCGTCTCCGTCGGCGAGCGCGACTACCTGAAGCAGGCGGTGCGCGAGCTGGGCGAGCTGCACCTGTGGCGGATAGCCATGCAGCCGGGCAAGCCACTCGCCTTCGGGCAGGTGGCCGGCAAACCCTGGCTCGGCTTGCCAGGCAACCCGGCAGCGGCTTTCGTCACGGCGCTGGTGCTGGCGCGGCCGTTCCTCTGGGCGGCGCAGGGACGACCCGAGTCCGAAGTGCAGGCGCTGTCGTTGCCAGCGGGCTTCGCCTGGCCCCAGGCCAACCCGCGCCGACAGTACCTGCGCGCGCGGCTCGAGGCAGATGGGCAAGTGCACATCCATGCGCAGCAAGGCTCGGCAATGCTGCGTGCCGCGAGTTGGGCCAACGGCCTGGCTGTGGTCGAGGCGGGCCGGACGCTGGAGGAGGGCGAGGCGGTGGAGTTTCTGCCTTTTGGCGAGTTGATGGGCTGA
- the narL gene encoding two-component system response regulator NarL: MMPSSPAEQARILLVDDHPMMRRGVTQLLEFEDDLCVVGEAGDGEEALRLSAELDPDMILLDLNMKGMNGLQTLRALRERGVDARIVVFTVSDDRGDVLSVLRAGADGYLLKDMEPERLLEHIRQAATGQLSVSPQLAQVLAQALRGGDQPRRIDELTERERQILRQLAQGYSNKMIARKLDITEGTVKVHVKRVLHKLGMRSRVEAAVWAVENQLV; the protein is encoded by the coding sequence ATGATGCCCAGCAGCCCCGCCGAGCAAGCCCGCATCCTGCTGGTCGACGATCACCCGATGATGCGCCGCGGCGTGACCCAGTTGCTGGAGTTCGAGGACGACCTCTGCGTGGTCGGCGAGGCCGGCGACGGCGAAGAGGCGCTGCGGCTGTCCGCCGAGCTGGACCCGGACATGATCCTGCTCGACCTCAACATGAAGGGCATGAACGGCCTGCAGACCCTCCGCGCATTGCGCGAGCGCGGCGTGGATGCGCGCATCGTCGTGTTCACCGTCTCCGACGATCGCGGCGACGTGCTGAGCGTGCTGCGCGCCGGCGCCGACGGCTACCTGCTCAAGGACATGGAACCCGAACGCCTGCTCGAACACATCCGCCAGGCCGCCACCGGGCAGCTCAGCGTCAGCCCGCAACTGGCCCAGGTGCTGGCCCAGGCACTGCGCGGCGGCGACCAGCCAAGGCGGATCGACGAACTGACCGAACGCGAGCGGCAGATCCTGCGCCAGCTGGCCCAGGGCTACAGCAACAAGATGATCGCGCGCAAGCTGGACATCACCGAGGGCACGGTGAAGGTCCACGTCAAGCGCGTGCTGCACAAGCTGGGCATGCGCTCGCGGGTCGAGGCCGCCGTGTGGGCGGTGGAAAATCAATTGGTCTGA
- a CDS encoding histidine kinase, with product MIPSQASDTLAQERIFGGSDAPKRQTLRQSIVLRFGCYLTLLVSLALIGMFSALLFADYAHQDAAVINQAGSLRMLTYRLALEPSESGRQALHRTLAARLESSEVGHLLQRTGADDPLRRQHAQLRRELASLDGTGTPVLDTLDAFVGHIDAFVGTLQHNAEQRSQMLSTVQGLCLFLSLLLVFVTLYDLSYHVVGPLRELTGIARRLGRGELDARVGYSGEDELSQLGERFNRMAEELQGMYGDLEARVADKTRALSHSHQRLELLYACARRLGQDPYEPRSLHPLLDQLEQVLQAGRVTLCLNKDGAERAYRSLTTGTTPPAFCQPGACAECRSQACGESPGAMLRLPLASGGHHFGELFVELPDSHPAPWQRQFVEAFCDTLARSFALPLQREQESRLALFAERGTIARELHDSLAQALSYLKIQVSRLGTQLKRDAPAEKIDATLDELREGLNAAYRQLRELLTTFRLSLEQASLEAALAKTVEEFAERGGLAIELDNRLAHVPLDPNEEIHILQIVREALSNVLRHARAGRARVALEEIGAGLVEVCIEDDGVGLDPAQSRGGHYGLSIMRERSQTLGARFEIASRSPRGTRVSLQFRPHPLSDSPSQEPTP from the coding sequence ATGATTCCAAGCCAAGCTTCGGACACTCTCGCGCAGGAGCGGATCTTTGGAGGTAGTGACGCGCCAAAACGCCAGACGCTGCGCCAGTCCATCGTCCTGCGCTTTGGCTGCTACCTCACGCTGCTGGTGTCGCTGGCGCTGATCGGCATGTTCAGCGCCCTGCTGTTCGCCGACTACGCCCACCAGGACGCCGCGGTGATCAACCAGGCCGGCTCGCTGCGCATGCTCACCTATCGCCTGGCCCTGGAGCCGAGCGAAAGCGGCCGCCAGGCACTGCACCGGACCCTGGCTGCGCGCCTGGAAAGCAGCGAAGTCGGCCACCTGCTGCAACGCACGGGAGCGGATGACCCGCTGCGCCGGCAACATGCCCAGCTGCGCCGGGAGCTGGCCAGCCTGGACGGTACCGGAACGCCGGTGCTGGATACCCTCGACGCCTTCGTCGGCCATATCGATGCCTTCGTCGGCACCCTGCAGCACAACGCCGAACAGCGCTCGCAGATGCTCAGCACGGTGCAGGGCCTGTGCCTGTTCCTCAGCCTGCTGCTGGTCTTCGTCACGCTCTACGACCTCAGCTACCACGTGGTCGGCCCGCTGCGCGAGCTCACTGGCATCGCCCGCCGCCTGGGACGCGGCGAGCTGGATGCGCGGGTCGGCTACAGCGGCGAGGACGAACTGAGCCAGCTGGGGGAACGCTTCAACCGCATGGCCGAGGAACTGCAAGGCATGTACGGCGACCTGGAGGCGCGGGTGGCGGACAAGACCCGCGCCCTCTCCCACAGCCACCAGCGCCTCGAACTGCTTTATGCCTGCGCCCGCCGGCTCGGCCAGGACCCGTACGAGCCGCGCAGCCTGCATCCGCTGCTCGACCAGCTGGAACAGGTGCTCCAGGCCGGACGGGTGACCCTGTGCCTGAACAAGGACGGTGCCGAGCGCGCCTATCGCTCGCTGACCACCGGCACGACGCCGCCGGCCTTCTGCCAACCGGGGGCCTGCGCCGAGTGTCGCAGCCAGGCCTGCGGCGAAAGTCCGGGCGCGATGTTGCGGCTGCCGCTGGCCAGCGGCGGACACCATTTCGGCGAGCTCTTCGTCGAGCTGCCCGACAGCCATCCGGCCCCCTGGCAGCGGCAGTTCGTCGAGGCCTTCTGCGACACCCTCGCGCGCAGCTTCGCCCTGCCGCTGCAGCGCGAACAGGAGAGCCGCCTGGCGCTGTTCGCCGAGCGCGGTACCATCGCCCGCGAACTGCACGACTCACTGGCGCAGGCGCTGTCGTACCTGAAGATCCAGGTCAGCCGGCTGGGCACGCAGCTCAAGCGCGACGCGCCGGCGGAGAAGATCGACGCGACCCTGGACGAACTGCGCGAAGGGCTCAACGCCGCCTACCGCCAGCTGCGCGAGCTGCTCACCACCTTCCGCCTGAGCCTGGAGCAGGCCAGCCTGGAAGCCGCCCTGGCGAAGACGGTGGAGGAGTTCGCCGAGCGCGGCGGGCTGGCCATCGAACTGGACAATCGCCTGGCCCACGTGCCGCTCGACCCCAACGAGGAAATCCACATTCTGCAGATCGTCCGCGAGGCGCTCTCCAACGTGCTGCGACACGCACGGGCCGGGCGGGCGCGGGTCGCCCTGGAGGAAATCGGCGCGGGTCTGGTGGAGGTCTGCATCGAGGACGACGGCGTCGGTCTTGATCCAGCGCAGAGCCGAGGAGGCCATTACGGCCTTAGCATCATGCGCGAACGCAGCCAGACCCTCGGCGCCCGCTTCGAGATCGCCTCTCGCTCGCCGCGCGGCACCCGGGTGAGCCTGCAGTTTCGTCCACATCCCCTTTCCGACTCGCCATCCCAGGAGCCCACGCCATGA
- a CDS encoding nitrate/nitrite transporter: MASHRQKQFSVLGMSTLAFAMNFAVWTMFSIIGIRIKEELGLSEAQFGFLVALPILTGSLARLPLGLLTDRFGGRRVFFVHMLLVAIPIYGLAFASQYWHYLALGLFVGLAGGSFAVGIAYTSAWFEKARQGTAMGIFGAGNAGAAITNLVAPLIVVGFGWRMVPQVYSLAMLAMALLFWCCTWNDPAHADAAGQVRRSLKQQLAPLGELRVWRFGLYYFFVFGGFVALALWLPRYYIAEYGLDLKTASFITMLFTLPSGLVRALGGWFSDSYGARAVNWGVFWVCLVCLFFLSYPQTTMTIHGIRGDLSLGIGLNVWLFTFLVFVVGIAQGFGKASVYRIIHDYYPQNMGTVGGMVGVIGGLGGFCLPILFGYAADRVGVRSSCFMLLFGLTVICMVWMHYAIKQQRRLDGRARVADVDAVSVVSSQP; this comes from the coding sequence ATGGCTTCCCATCGACAGAAACAGTTCAGCGTGCTCGGCATGAGCACCCTGGCATTCGCCATGAACTTCGCGGTGTGGACGATGTTTTCCATCATCGGCATCCGCATCAAGGAGGAGCTGGGGCTGTCCGAGGCGCAGTTCGGTTTCCTGGTCGCCCTGCCGATCCTCACCGGCTCCCTCGCGCGCCTGCCGCTGGGCCTGCTGACCGACCGCTTCGGTGGGCGCCGCGTGTTCTTCGTCCACATGCTGCTGGTGGCCATCCCGATCTACGGCCTGGCCTTCGCCAGCCAGTACTGGCACTACCTGGCGCTGGGCCTGTTCGTCGGCCTGGCCGGCGGCTCCTTCGCCGTGGGCATCGCCTACACCTCGGCCTGGTTCGAAAAGGCGCGGCAGGGCACCGCCATGGGCATCTTCGGTGCCGGCAACGCCGGCGCGGCGATCACCAACCTGGTGGCGCCGCTGATCGTGGTCGGCTTCGGCTGGCGCATGGTGCCGCAGGTCTACTCGCTGGCCATGCTGGCGATGGCGCTGCTGTTCTGGTGCTGCACCTGGAACGATCCGGCCCACGCCGACGCGGCGGGGCAGGTCCGGCGCAGCCTGAAGCAACAGCTGGCGCCGCTGGGCGAGCTGCGCGTGTGGCGCTTCGGCCTGTACTACTTCTTTGTCTTCGGCGGCTTCGTCGCCCTGGCCCTGTGGCTGCCCAGGTACTACATCGCCGAGTACGGCCTGGACCTGAAGACCGCGTCCTTCATCACCATGCTCTTCACCCTGCCGTCAGGGCTGGTACGCGCCCTCGGCGGCTGGTTCAGCGACAGCTACGGCGCCCGCGCGGTGAACTGGGGCGTGTTCTGGGTGTGCCTGGTCTGCCTGTTCTTCCTCTCCTACCCGCAGACGACCATGACCATCCACGGCATCCGTGGCGACCTGAGCCTCGGCATCGGCCTGAACGTCTGGCTCTTCACCTTCCTGGTGTTCGTCGTCGGCATCGCCCAGGGCTTCGGCAAGGCCAGCGTGTACCGGATCATCCACGACTACTACCCGCAGAACATGGGCACCGTCGGCGGCATGGTCGGGGTCATCGGCGGCCTGGGCGGCTTCTGCCTGCCGATCCTCTTCGGCTACGCCGCCGACCGCGTCGGCGTGCGCTCCTCCTGTTTCATGCTGCTGTTCGGCCTGACCGTGATCTGCATGGTCTGGATGCACTACGCGATCAAGCAGCAGCGGCGTCTCGACGGCCGGGCCCGGGTGGCCGACGTCGACGCCGTGTCCGTCGTTTCCAGCCAACCCTGA
- a CDS encoding NarK family nitrate/nitrite MFS transporter, whose product MGMIADSQLKAARGPLLLDWRPEDPEFWARSGKRIAARNLWISIPALLLAFAVWMIWSTVTVRLNAAGFAFSNDQLFLLAALPSISGATLRVFYSFMVPIVGGRRWTALSTASLLIPCLWLGFAVQDAQTPYWVFACIALLCGFGGGNFASSMANISFFYPKSQQGTALGLNAGLGNLGVSVMQFAVPLAVTAGLFGTFGGEPQALSDGGRLWLQNAGWIWVPFIAVVAIAAWFGMHDIADARASFREQSVIFKRQHNWLMCWLYVATFGSFIGFSAGFAMLSKTQFPDINPLQYAFLGPLVGALSRPLGGWLADKFGGARITLWNYLAMIAGVFAVIAFLPGAEGAGSFFGFLGAFIALFFFAGIGNGSTFRMIPVIFRNEWAARLRRGAASEAQAAKGASMESAAVIGFSAAVGAFGGFFIPKAFGTSLAMTGSAEGALYVFVAYYVSCIAVTWWFYARKGARNPC is encoded by the coding sequence ATGGGCATGATCGCCGATTCCCAACTCAAGGCCGCGCGCGGCCCCCTGCTGCTCGACTGGCGTCCGGAGGACCCCGAGTTCTGGGCGCGCAGCGGCAAGCGCATCGCCGCGCGCAACCTGTGGATATCCATTCCCGCGCTGCTCCTGGCCTTCGCCGTGTGGATGATCTGGAGCACGGTGACCGTGCGCCTGAACGCCGCCGGCTTCGCCTTCAGCAACGACCAGTTGTTCCTGCTCGCGGCGCTGCCGTCGATCTCCGGCGCCACGCTGCGGGTGTTCTATTCGTTCATGGTGCCGATCGTCGGCGGCCGCCGCTGGACCGCGCTGTCCACCGCCTCGCTGCTGATCCCCTGCCTCTGGCTGGGCTTCGCCGTGCAGGATGCGCAGACGCCGTACTGGGTGTTCGCCTGCATCGCCCTGCTGTGTGGCTTCGGCGGCGGCAACTTCGCCTCCAGCATGGCCAACATCAGCTTCTTCTATCCCAAGAGCCAGCAGGGCACGGCCCTCGGGCTGAACGCCGGGCTGGGCAACCTGGGCGTCTCGGTGATGCAGTTCGCCGTGCCGCTCGCGGTCACCGCCGGCCTGTTCGGCACCTTCGGCGGCGAGCCGCAGGCGCTCTCCGACGGTGGTCGCCTGTGGCTGCAGAACGCCGGCTGGATCTGGGTGCCCTTCATCGCTGTGGTCGCCATTGCCGCCTGGTTCGGCATGCACGACATCGCCGACGCGCGGGCCTCGTTCCGCGAGCAGTCGGTGATCTTCAAGCGCCAGCACAACTGGCTGATGTGCTGGCTCTACGTGGCCACCTTCGGCTCCTTCATCGGCTTCTCGGCCGGCTTCGCCATGCTCAGCAAGACCCAGTTCCCCGACATCAACCCGCTGCAGTACGCCTTCCTCGGCCCGCTGGTCGGCGCCCTGAGCCGGCCGTTGGGCGGCTGGCTGGCGGACAAGTTCGGCGGTGCGCGCATCACCCTGTGGAACTACCTGGCGATGATCGCCGGCGTGTTCGCGGTGATCGCCTTCCTGCCGGGTGCCGAGGGGGCGGGCAGCTTCTTCGGCTTCCTCGGCGCCTTCATCGCCCTGTTCTTCTTCGCCGGCATCGGCAATGGCTCCACCTTCCGCATGATCCCGGTGATCTTCCGCAACGAGTGGGCCGCACGCCTGCGCCGTGGCGCCGCCAGCGAGGCCCAGGCGGCCAAGGGCGCGAGCATGGAGTCGGCGGCGGTGATCGGCTTCTCCGCTGCGGTCGGCGCCTTCGGCGGCTTCTTCATTCCCAAGGCGTTCGGCACCTCGCTGGCCATGACCGGCAGTGCCGAGGGCGCCCTCTATGTATTCGTCGCGTACTACGTCAGCTGCATTGCCGTGACCTGGTGGTTCTACGCGCGCAAGGGTGCCCGGAACCCCTGCTGA